Part of the Paenibacillus sp. YPG26 genome, TAACCGGGTTTGGAGGTGTTCTGGTTGATAAGAAGTCTTGAATTCTGCTTTCTCCAGATTGGCGGCATAGTCACCTACTGTGCACACTGCAATGGTATCCTCGCCGATATCGGCAAGTGCCATGAACTCATGTGTTTCTCCTTCGCCCCCGATCGCTCCGGCATCCGCCTGTACTGACCTGAAATCGAGTCCGCATCTTGTGAAGATACGAGTATAAGCCGCATGCATGGACCAGTAGCTGGTATCCAGTCCGTTCCAATCTGTATCGAAGGAATAAGCGTCCTTCATCAGAAATTCTCTTCCCCGGAGCAGACCGAAGCGGGGCCGGCGCTCATCCCGGAATTTGGTCTGGATCTGATAGAGGGTTATCGGCAGCTGTCTGTAAGAACTTATCTCATCCTTCATCAGGGAAGTAATAACCTCTTCATGGGTTGGTCCCAGGGCGAACTCCCTGCCATGTCGATCCTTCAGGCGGACAAGCTCCGGTCCATAGACCTCATATCTGCCTGATTGTCTCCAGAGCTCCGCAGGCTGCATGGCGGGCATAAGCAGTTCTTGCGCATCCGCCAAATTCATTTCTTCACGTACAATGTCAGCTGCCTTCTGTAGGACGCGCCATCCGAGGGGGAGGTACGTATATACTCCTGAAGCCAACTGACGGATATATCCTCCGCGGAGAAGCAGACGGTGGCTTTGTATCTCGGCGTCCGCAGGAGCTTCTCTTAGTGTAGGTATCAGCATTCGGCTTTGTCTCATTCATCTCATCCTTTCTCGAAAATAATTTTAAGAACAAAAAAGAGCGCTGTTCGTCAAGGGACGAATGCGCTCGTGGTACCACCCTAATTAGATCATCAGGAACTCTCTTCTGATCCTTAGTCCGATAACGGGGTTCACCGGCAGCGGTTTTGCCGCTGCAGCTTCCAAGGAAGGGAATCTAAGGACCATGCCGGGAAGCCTTTCAGCCTATGGGTTTCCTCTCTATACGGCGGGTATCCGAAGCTCATGATCTTGGTCATAGCTTTTACTAATATTGTCAACTAAATTACAATAAATTCAGTTCAAGGTCAATCCCTATATATTGGACATAGAAGAAGGACTTACAATGGAGTTCCATTAATACGGCCGCGCCCCGTAGGTGAATCTTTTAGCAGTGCCCTGAATAGCTGATTTAACATTAACCAGCTATAGCCGCCTGAACAGGAACCTTTCTCAGACTTACGATCAGCCATATAGCATGAAGGGCTATTACTGCGATAACGATGATATTCCCGTACCAGAATGAATTGCTAGGACTTATAAATTGGATCAAGTTATGTATGAAGTGGAAGGTGATCAGAGGAAGGATGTTGTTATTCATGATGATTAATAAGGCCAGAACAAGGCCTACAAGGAGTGCATAAACAATCTGCAGGATGGTGTCCCATAAGCTCTGACCGGATAGGGCGTTCAGGATATGTGTAACGGCGAACAGGATGCTGGAGGTTGTGACAGCGGCAGTCACTCCTTTTGCAAGCAAAGTTCGCAGGATGAGACCTCTATAGATCGTCTCCTCGACAAAACCAACCAGCAAAGTGACCCCGATGAAGTACAGCAAGGATGAGATTGAGGTAGACTTGAAGCCATTCATACAGTTAATGCCTAGCACAAGCACAAGCGGCAGATAAAAGATCCAGTTCTTGGACGGAATGTTCCGAATGGATTCAAAGCCAAGGGCAGCCCATTTTCTTCTTATTGTCTGATACACCATCAGTACCAACGCGATCGGGATGAAGGCAATGAGAACCGGATCGGTATAGTCCAACTGATTCATTTGTGCATAGGCTCCTGCCGCGAACATGGCTACGAGAAGCAGCAGTTCGATAATAATTACAGCCAGGACGGGCCTCCGCTGCGAGAAGGTTCCTTTATTCGATAATGTGGTCATGACTATAGATCATTCCTCTCTTTAATATCGTTAATCCATTGTTCCTTCATGTTCAAATACTTAAGGCCGTAATGAAGCATCGATACCCGGTAGTAATGCGCCTCCGGATTCTCTAACTCTTCGAGCTCCTTCGATACTATACTCTGGACCTTCTCCAGCTGCTTCACCTGCTTATGAAGTGCGAACCGATATTCAGCTAACCGC contains:
- a CDS encoding CPBP family intramembrane glutamic endopeptidase, whose protein sequence is MTTLSNKGTFSQRRPVLAVIIIELLLLVAMFAAGAYAQMNQLDYTDPVLIAFIPIALVLMVYQTIRRKWAALGFESIRNIPSKNWIFYLPLVLVLGINCMNGFKSTSISSLLYFIGVTLLVGFVEETIYRGLILRTLLAKGVTAAVTTSSILFAVTHILNALSGQSLWDTILQIVYALLVGLVLALLIIMNNNILPLITFHFIHNLIQFISPSNSFWYGNIIVIAVIALHAIWLIVSLRKVPVQAAIAG